A region of Salvelinus namaycush isolate Seneca chromosome 9, SaNama_1.0, whole genome shotgun sequence DNA encodes the following proteins:
- the LOC120053552 gene encoding midkine-A-like encodes MKMQGVFSMTLVLLVALMVTAEAAHKHGDKKGQKAKEGGKAECAEKRFGKCVPNAGDCGDGFREATCSEHTTKHKCNIPCNWKKAFGADCKYRFTNWGECDTTTGTKSRSGTLKKDLFKLDCEATITVTKPCSSKPKGKGGKGKRTE; translated from the exons ATGAA AATGCAAGGTGTGTTCTCAATGACACTTGTGCTGCTTGTGGCCTTGATGGTCACAGCAGAAGCAGCACACAAACATGGTGACAAAAAAG GTCAGAAAGCCAAAGAGGGGGGCAAAGCAGAGTGTGCTGAGAAGCGCTTTGGGAAATGTGTGCCCAATGCTGGTGACTGTGGAGATGGGTTCCGTGAGGCCACCTGCAGTGAGCACACCACCAAACACAAGTGCAATATCCCCTGCAACTGGAAGAAGGCCTTTGGTG CTGACTGCAAGTACAGGTTCACTAATTGGGGCGAGTGTGACACGACCACCGGCACCAAGAGCCGGTCAGGAACCCTGAAGAAAGACCTGTTCAAGTTAGACTGCGAGGCCACCATCACGGTGACCAAGCCGTGCTCCTCCAAACCCAAGGGGAAGGGAGGAAAAG gGAAGAGGACAGAGTGA